gccttcacccgatgaagccaacagaaccacatcatccgcaaaaagcagagatgagattctgaggccaccgaagtgaaagccctccgccacttggctgcgcctagaaatcctgtccataaaattatgaacagaatcggtgataaagggcagccctggcggagcccatcacccacggaaacgagtccgacttattgccggcaatgcgaaccaaactcttacaacggttgtatagggatcgaatggcccgtagcaatgggccagacaccccatactccccgcaacacctcccacaggacacccgagggacacggtcgaatgccttctccaagtccacaaaacacatgtagactggttgggcaaactcccatgcaccctcaagtatccttgagaggataaagagctggtccagtgttccgtgaccagggacgaaaaccgcattgttcctcctgtatccgaggttcgactaacggacgaactctcctttccagcaccctggcatagactttcccaggaggctgaggagtgtgatcccctgtagttggaacacaccctccggtctcccttcttaaagatggggaccaccacccggtctgccagtccagggtactgcccctgatctccacgcaacattgtagaggcgtgtcaaccaggacagccctacaacgtccagagccttcaggaactcgggcggacctcatcaacaccaggggctctgccaccgaggagttgtttaactgcctcagtgacctcgaccccagaaattggcgggtcattccctcatccccagactctgcttcctcctcggaaggcgtgtcagtgggattaaggaggtcctcagtattccttccaccgtctgacaattttctcagtcggcgtcagcagcgcaccgccagcactatacacagtgcaggtagagcaccgctttcccctcctgagacgcctgacggtttgccagaatctcttgaggcagtccgaaagtcttttccatggcctctccgaactcctcccacacccgagtttttgcttcagccactgcccgagccgcattccgcttggcctgtcgatacctgtcagctgcctctggagtcccacaggctaaccaagcccgatgggactccttcttcagcctggtggctcccttcacctctggtgtccaccatttggttggggattaccaccacggcaggcaccaaccaccttgcggccgcagctcaatgcagcaacccggcaatggagacgctgaacatggtccattcggactcaatgtccccagtctccctcggaatgttgttgaagctctgccggaggtgtgcgttgaagatctcgcggactggggcctctgctagacgttcccagcacaccctcaccacgcgtttaggtgcaccgggtctgtccagcgtcctccccgccacctgatccaactcaccaccaggtggtgatcagttgacagctcagcccctctctttacccagtgtccagaacatatggtcgcaggtctggtgatacgattacaaaatcgatcatcgacctgcggcctagagcatcctggtgccacgtgcacttatggacactcttatgttcgaacaaggtgttcgttatggccaaactgtgatttgcacagaagtccaataacaaaacaccactcgggttcagatcagggaggccgttcctcccaatcacgcccctcaggtctcgctgtcgttacccacgtgagcattgaagtctcccagcaggacaacagagtctccaggtggggcaccttccagcacccccagggactctaagaaggctgggtactctgaactgccactcggcgcataagcgcagatgacagtcaggacccgttcccgaccctgaggcgcagggaacaaaccctctcatccaccgggaaaaaccccagcgtacccggcagcaagccggggatagaatacccaccccagcccgccgcctctcaccaggggcaactccagactgagacagagtccagcccctctccaggaaactagttccagagcccaagccatgcgtagaggtgagcccgactatatctagcggtacttctcaacctcacgcactaactcaggctccttccccaccagaggtgacattccatgtccctattgccagtcttggcagcggggatcggtccgccagggcctccgctcctggccgccgcccgacacacaatgcacccgacccctatggcgcctccctgcgggtggtgggcctgcgggaggatgggcccatgtctcctcttcgggctgtgcccggctgggccccatggactaaggcccggccaccaggcgccgccctcgggcaccctcccgggcctggctccagggcggggccccggtaactatcctgggcagggtaaactgttccctcgatgttcttttcatacgggtcttctgaatcgctctttgtctggtccctcacccaggaccaatttgccatgggagaccctaccagggggcaaaagcccccagacaacatagcccctgggatccctgtgacacacaaacccctccaccacgataaggtagcgattcacggagagggagatgaagcatcgctgaatatgtttccaaaccaacttcattctaagccaaacactagaaaatatggtgaagcatttCTGCACTTtacttcacctgcacaagtgcggaggtaggtctcccctacATAATTGCTTTTCCCTtcatcgggagcagcgctgggctcttcaaatcacggacaaacagtattctacagttgtttatgtttttaaacccattatgcacagagaggcatttttagaaaaatgtattgacagcaatgttgaatattattacacaggaaaaaaacaactgcacgtaaaataattacaccgtgacgcctctgcctttctaaatggagggacagtaactgcgtgtgtgtatgtaagtgtgtaaaacctgaagatagagacaaaatactgttaatcttccattctgcaattcatctcatgtaaacaataacgtggcgcacagcatgaagtgaaaaaaggcacatactttgcattccttgtccacacgtaaacgcaaaaaaaggagttttaaaaaatctcagttttcggtgattctaaacgccgtttacgtgtggacaaaaggtccaaacgcatagaaacagctggattttcaaaaatacccatgtaggtgtggacgtagcgtaacagagttagtagtttattttattactacttgtaatttattgcagtttacttgtatttgcgtaattgtttactaaatatTTGACGTGTGAAATATTTAGTAAAGGGGCTGTTTGCCCAGGGCACCAAAAAGGGTAGCCCGCCActgcctctgcctcacatgTAGACACAGCTACAGGTGGctgtttctctgtcagtcagactgaaacagtgtccTCATGTGCTCcatcattcagctctgtgccccagtcagcatcactgtgtgctaccagtgtcagtgtttctgcCCTTGTCATGTAACACTACACTCAGCACATGCTCAGCTGTTATCAAGTGTTGTACTTTTGCTTCAGGCAGGTACTGTGCTAGATCATCTCATATAGATCAGGTCTGGTACATGTTGTTAGATGAGTGCAGCTGCCtatcatgtcctgatgtttctctgggtcAGCAAGTTCTGTATCACCATCAGAGGTTGGTTCACATGGAGCTGATCCACCCCTGCAGTCAGACAGTATTTCCAGTAACTGTGTTATGTgcctcactggttcatcctGGTTCAGCCTTCTGTCAGTGTGAAGTCAGTCAGATGTTTAAGTCTGCTAAACTCTGTAATCTTCACTGTGTCCCTTTCACAGAGTTCAGTAAGTCCCTGTTATTCACAGTATAAATCAGATCATCAGCccagagaaaagctgatcagcaaTCAATGGTGACAATACCGGACCTCCTGTGGTGAGATTATGCAATAATACAATGTACAATTTTTACATTGAACACTTCCAGTCATGGAAATTGTCTGTTGGAAGGATCTGTGTGACATTGCTTTCTTGTTTTGGTTTGCTTTCTTGGTTAGagttcctcacaaatgtccaAATTATTCCTCTAATGAGGCTATCGACCATGTTTTCAGTCAGTTCTTTTGGAAGAATCCATCGCCCTTTGCCATCGTTATGTTTCTTTGAATTCTTCAAATGCACctgaactccagctggtatttTTATTGGATTTTGCATCTATTTATGGTCATCAATTCATCCCTGGAAACCTATTAACCTGTAAAACAATGAGGGCTGTATTGCTGGccaatcccaaaaggttgattctgttcatctggacgtttttagtgggagaaatgtttggtCACTgttccaagtgacttcttcagtctcagctgactgcagatttccaaccttataaacagcacatttgcacaatgacttaAACTAGCAACAGTGGCacctaatatatatattatactaatataatacatatacatatataatacaTGCTGATGATGAagaaactgagctcacagtccATTGTTCAGTCAGTGAACTACTACTCAATTTATTTTgggcctcagaaatgctcaaTTTGGTTGTACATCACTTATTGTCAGCAATAGAGCTCATTCTGCTTTGTGGACATACACACATGTGACATAACTTCCTCTTTTTTGATGCAGCATTTGGTCAAATTAGAGCTGCATAAACCAATGAAACAGCTTCTAAAAGTTTGAAACCACATGCATTATGATCCCTCAATACAATCATATTCTGCTTAGAACTGCATTCAAAACTATTGAGCCAATATTTTCagcttatatatatatctatatatatgaaacattttcaaatgatgAGCTTCCAACAATgagtaaaacagtaaaagtatgtggagagtttggaaacatcacattaagaaagagaaaaccaacatttggattcattttaatgagctcagacttgttgaaaatgttgaaaatgcagaggagctggttgtgaacCGAGCTTCAGACAAACACAACATACGTTTTCTCCTCCCCCTTTTGTGAGTGTGGACGCTTCCTCTCTTTGCTCTTTATAtgctttgcttcttttattgatttttatgctgattttttcccttttttctgtaTGAGCTTACCTGCGAGAGCTTCTGGACACTTATAGATCATTAGGACTAAAGTGTTCttaacagaaacagcaacatttttataGTTACCTTATCCTCAGCgcggtttaggaccaaaatacatcagtgacctcctgacccagtatgaaccttccagatccctcaggtcatctggatccggtctgttatcagtccccagagtcagaaccagacacggagaagctgcattcagcttttatgctccatatatctggaacaaactcccagaaagcctcagatcagctgaaacactcagtttatttaaatccaggttgaagactcacctattctcagctgcatttgaataaaacaccaaatccacacttaagtttaaatttcaaaacctactttttaactactgattttatctactgttttgatatttgattttatatactgttttgtttgtttgtttgtttgtttgcttgttttaatcaaatttaaatcatgctttttatttgtttttgtttttaatgtctctgtaaagcactttgaatcaccttgttgttgaattgtgctatataaataaacttgccttgccttactgatattcactgtgaagctttgagtggaaaaagacagaaaaacaacatgtggatcctggaataatgggagcttccatctttataggactgaagaggaagaagtttacaaggaatcatttagaacagtttcaaacatcaactgatttaattcatgaatctgaaaacgtgtttctgagtgaaagagacagacatgtacagactgaactatctgttcaacagtcagagtgtttctctaacaggagacactctttacactccactcagcacagggacactgaggagcCAAAACCTAATTTTaatccaggataaagagtttcagtgaatgtggtgttgaaggtgtggaggtggatcagagtgtcagaggagactctgtagaaggacagagtgccagcaggacagtccacatacactgctactctgttacagacagaggaggaggaggaggaggagattgGTGTTGATCTCTTATTgtgacaaacagattcaggacCATCATGAGAGCAGTAAAGACTCCATGACTGATCGTTGTGTCCAAACATACAGTCATAactgtttcctttccttttgattcttctgtaactcactgaaaTATCAACCCTTCCTCTCCACtcaacctcccagtaacagcgaccagtcagaccatttctacacagcagctgagcatCAAAACAaccaaatctgtctggatgatcagga
The sequence above is a segment of the Oreochromis aureus strain Israel breed Guangdong linkage group 3, ZZ_aureus, whole genome shotgun sequence genome. Coding sequences within it:
- the LOC120438673 gene encoding neoverrucotoxin subunit alpha-like; this encodes QLTIDTNTVHTNLQLSDNNRKVTHVNEVQSYPDHPDRFGCFDAQLLCRNGLTGRCYWEVEWRGRVDISVSYRRIKRKGNSYDCMFGHNDQSWSLYCSHDGPESVCHNKRSTPISSSSSSSVCNRVAVYVDCPAGTLSFYRVSSDTLIHLHTFNTTFTETLYPGLKLGFGSSVSLC